In the Gymnogyps californianus isolate 813 chromosome 3, ASM1813914v2, whole genome shotgun sequence genome, one interval contains:
- the MRPL33 gene encoding 39S ribosomal protein L33, mitochondrial → MFLTVAALAKSKSKYILVRMKSAAETGYCFNVRRLRLQEKLVLLRYDPIAKKRVLFTEKRKIRSI, encoded by the exons TGGCCAAGAGCAAATCTAA ATACATTCTGGTGAGGATGAAAAGTGCGGCTGAGACAGGCTACTGTTTCAACGTCAGGAGACTCCGACTGCAGGAAAAACTGGTCTTGCTGAGATACGATCCCATCG cAAAAAAACGTGTCCTCttcacagagaagagaaaaatccgCTCTATCTGA